A region from the Hippoglossus hippoglossus isolate fHipHip1 chromosome 16, fHipHip1.pri, whole genome shotgun sequence genome encodes:
- the ino80e gene encoding INO80 complex subunit E isoform X1 — MSHRPTQTREMNGQADVEVDYKRKYKNLKRKLKFLVYEQECFQEELRRAQRKLLKVSRDKSFLLDRLLQYERVDEDSSDSEATVSSENSDAEGPRERERERERDGVKKRRSSPGACLPSSSSPHLSLLSRAGVNPLQSSGSGPYLNTMPFPPEYLAPPAERMKKERKTKAPKNKREPTGKVVAPMAANYPSAPAAPATASGPFSWVPRQMLSGDAAEEEGDSDLDSDRGDEDRGEGDEAELVIDIPNE; from the exons ATGTCGCACAGACCAACTCAAACTAGag AAATGAACGGTCAAGCGGACGTCGAGGTTGACTACAAGCGGAAATACAAAAATCTGAAGAGGAAATTAAAGTTTCTggtttat GAACAGGAGTGTtttcaggaggagctgaggagagcTCAGAGAAAACTCCTCAAAGTTTCCAGAGACAAGAG CTTCCTTCTGGACAGACTGCTGCAGTATGAGAGGGTAGATGAAGACTCCTCAG ATTCGGAGGCAACCGTTTCTTCAGAGAACAGTGACGCAGAAGGgcccagagagagggagagggaacgAGAACGGGACGGGGTTAAAAA GCGGAGAAGCAGTCCTGGGGCGTGTCTtccttcctcatcctcccctcatctctccctGCTGTCCCGTGCTGGTGTTAATCCCCTGCAGTCATCAGGCTCTGGACCATACCTCAACACT ATGCCCTTCCCACCAGAGTATTTGGCTCCTCCAGCTGAACgaatgaagaaagagagaaaaacaaaggcgCCAAAAAACAAGAGAGAGCCTACGGggaag GTCGTTGCCCCAATGGCAGCTAATTACCCATCAGCCCCTGCGGCCCCTGCAACAGCCAGTGGCCCCTTCAGCTGGGTTCCCAGACAGATGCTCAGTGGAGatgcagctgaggaggagggggacagtGACTTGGACAGCGACAGAGGAGATGAAGACAGGGGGGAGGGAGATGAGGCTGAGTTAGTAATTGACATcccaaatgaatga
- the LOC117776792 gene encoding uncharacterized protein LOC117776792, whose product MLCPAAVSAAAVWLLAVLGPGLSLSAEDNAEQGFTLCSDCFYRQTPPLGASAGPLLHPLCHTLPRGQAFATLSKPACDTAVYSAFHLRHGWTEEEEGEELLSEEENDIKAAAPILLRGGGDPSHSVSPSDSPLQHWDSTVTTLVQSSISPQCSTLEGDLYILTGAGGLRAAEDGDEECQMGPLWSAVCCAGPEGKGGFSVGLIREAGEGDRQVSLKELEEMLGVEEMFSEGCGGADVETAGILVGLQGEGKPENLEKMDVDAPGEETSDADVDSDTAGPDTEGETNRQDTEAEANRQDTEAENIRQDAEAATNRQDTEAETNPDVQPEEAGEVAQETSADAVESTSSSEEHGDVRRSGAVTSESPDSSADQATADDQETDTNSTSTLVYILSTAISILKAPLHPLVSTVTKLPGQVTYVLQEDLGVLSALPGDTYSLLHLVTSDLLSWMGSAADLLLGVGETGVHSSYYCASSMLGALYSHCHTGVTGVGTLAGDTVGVVGDAVDNAWWVTKFFGGRLWKHSEGYVGTVATEMGDQAMAVGGGFGKLTWRSGNAVCNVFRLGGGFVMGIMDMLIGAVREASGQEEQTFS is encoded by the exons ATgctgtgtcctgctgctgtcagtgcagCTGCTGTCTGGCTGCTGGCAGTGCTGGGCCCGGGCCTGTCTCTTTCAGCTGAGGACAATGCCGAGCAGGGCTTCACCCTTTGCAGCGACTGCTTCTACAGACAGACGCCTCCTCTGGGAGCCTCTGCGGGGCCGCTGCTGCACCCGCTCTGCCATACACTGCCCAGGGGACAGGCCTTTGCCACTCTGTCCAAACCAGCCTGTGACACAGCTGTCTACTCTGCCTTCCATCTCAGGCACggatggacagaggaagaggagggcgaAGAGCTCCTG tCAGAAGAGGAAAACGACATTAAAGCAGCAGCACCAATTCTCCTCAGAGGAGGCGGGGATCCATCTCATTCCGTCTCACCCTCAGACTCCCCTCTGCAACACTGGGACTCAACGGTCACAACACTGGTCCAGTCAAGCATCAGTCCTCAGTGCAGCACTTTAGAGGGAGATCTCTACATCCTGACCGGGGCGGGGGGTCTCAGGGCGGCTGAAGATGGAGATGAGGAGTGTCAGATGGGGCCACTGTGGTCTGCAGTGTGCTGCGCTGGCCCAGAGGGGAAGGGTGGCTTCAGCGTGGGGTTAATCAGAGAGGCAGGAGAAGGGGACAGACAAGTGAgcctgaaggagctggaggagatgctgGGAGTGGAAGAAATGTTCTCTGAAGGCTGTGGAGGAGCAGATGTGGAGACTGCTGGAATTCTTGTGGGTCTTCAGGGCGAGGGGAAGCCTGAAAATTTAGAGAAGATGGATGTAGATGCTCCTGGCGAAGAGACAAGTGACGCAGATGTGGATTCGGACACAGCTGGTCCAGACACTGAAGGGGAGACTAATCGTCAAGACACTGAAGCTGAGGCAAATCGACAAGATACTGAAGCTGAGAATATTCGTCAAGACGCTGAAGCTGCGACAAATCGACAAGACACTGAAGCTGAGACAAATCCTGATGTTCAGCCAGAGGAAGCTGGTGAAGTTGCACAGGAAACTTCAGCAGATGCAGTGGAATCAACGAGCAGCAGTGAAGAGCACGGGGATGTGAGGCGTTCGGGAGCCGTCACATCAGAGTCTCCTGACTCTTCAGCGGACCAAGCGACTGCAGACGATCAGGAGACAGACACAAATTCCACGAGCACTCTGGTCTACATCCTCTCCACCGCCATTTCCATTCTCAAAGCTCCACTGCACCCTCTGGTCTCCACAGTCACAAAGTTACCTGGACAG GTGACCTATGTCCTTCAGGAGGACCTCGGAGTTCTCTCTGCGTTGCCCGGAGACACCTACTCCCTGCTCCAccttgtgacctctgacctcttgtCCTGGATGGGCTCAGCCGCAGATCTGCTGCTGGGTGTTGGGGAAACCGGTGTCCACAGTTCTTACTACTGCGCCTCATCCATGCTGGGAGCCCTGTACAGTCACTGCCACACTGGCGTCACCGGCGTGGGGACCCTGGCCGGGGACACGGTGGGGGTAGTTGGCGACGCGGTGGATAATGCTTGGTGGGTGACTAAGTTCTTTGGAGGGCGGCTGTGGAAGCACAGCGAAGGTTATGTGGGCACAGTGGCGACAGAGATGGGCGATCAGGCCATGGCTGTCGGTGGAGGGTTTGGGAAGCTGACATGGAGAAGTGGAAACGCAGTGTGTAATGTGTTTAGGCTGGGAGGGGGTTTCGTAATGGGGATTATGGATATGCTCATTGGTGCAGTGAGAGAGGCGTCTGGGCAGG AGGAACAAACCTTTTCATAG
- the ino80e gene encoding INO80 complex subunit E isoform X2, translating to MSHRPTQTREMNGQADVEVDYKRKYKNLKRKLKFLVYEQECFQEELRRAQRKLLKVSRDKSFLLDRLLQYERVDEDSSDSEATVSSENSDAEGPRERERERERDGVKKRRSSPGACLPSSSSPHLSLLSRAGVNPLQSSGSGPYLNTVVAPMAANYPSAPAAPATASGPFSWVPRQMLSGDAAEEEGDSDLDSDRGDEDRGEGDEAELVIDIPNE from the exons ATGTCGCACAGACCAACTCAAACTAGag AAATGAACGGTCAAGCGGACGTCGAGGTTGACTACAAGCGGAAATACAAAAATCTGAAGAGGAAATTAAAGTTTCTggtttat GAACAGGAGTGTtttcaggaggagctgaggagagcTCAGAGAAAACTCCTCAAAGTTTCCAGAGACAAGAG CTTCCTTCTGGACAGACTGCTGCAGTATGAGAGGGTAGATGAAGACTCCTCAG ATTCGGAGGCAACCGTTTCTTCAGAGAACAGTGACGCAGAAGGgcccagagagagggagagggaacgAGAACGGGACGGGGTTAAAAA GCGGAGAAGCAGTCCTGGGGCGTGTCTtccttcctcatcctcccctcatctctccctGCTGTCCCGTGCTGGTGTTAATCCCCTGCAGTCATCAGGCTCTGGACCATACCTCAACACT GTCGTTGCCCCAATGGCAGCTAATTACCCATCAGCCCCTGCGGCCCCTGCAACAGCCAGTGGCCCCTTCAGCTGGGTTCCCAGACAGATGCTCAGTGGAGatgcagctgaggaggagggggacagtGACTTGGACAGCGACAGAGGAGATGAAGACAGGGGGGAGGGAGATGAGGCTGAGTTAGTAATTGACATcccaaatgaatga